The following DNA comes from Marinilactibacillus sp. Marseille-P9653.
CACGTATGCAAGATCAGTTTATTAATACTCAATTGATGAATGGCTATTCTACTACAGGTAAACATCAGTCACTGTCTGATACGATCGGCCAACTAGAAGCAACTTTCAATGAACCATCTGCCACAGGGCTTGCGAATCAAATTTCAGAAGTATTTAATGCATGGACTTATTTAGCATCTAACCCGGAACAAGCCGCTTCCAAAACGATGCTCGTTCAAACAAGTGAAACCTTTGTAGATACTGTTAAACATATGTCTAACTCTATGGATGCTTTAAAAAGAGATACGATTCAAGGCTTAGATAAATCAGCAGTTGATGCAAACTCTACCTTAAAACAATTGGAGGACTTGAACCAGCAAATCTGGCAAGCTTCTGTTAGAGGATTCGCACCAAATGATTTGCTAGATACACAAGATCAACTTGTGAACAAATTGGCGAGTCAAGGAAATATCACAGTTGAGAGAGATAAGTACAATCGTGTAGCTGTTTCAATGGACGGCCAAAATTTATTAGATGCAAGTTCTCGTAAAGAGATTCAAACAATTACAAGTATGAATGAAGCAGGACGTCCTGTGTTATCTGATGGAACAGTACTTGAAGTGGAAGCTGAAGTTGGTCAATTTGTAGTGAAGTCAAACACAGATGCTACAGCAACTTTTAGTCCAATCAATTTAGAATCAGGTGCAGTGAAAGGAACACAAGAAGCCCTTTCCGTCATTAATAATATGCAAAATGATTTAAATGAATTTGTTTCTAGTTTTGCGAATGCAGTGAATATGATTCATAGTGATAATGGTACAGGAAGAGAGTTCTTCACTCTTACAGAAGAAAATGCTTCTTCAACTATTCAGATAAATCAGGAAATTAGAAATGATAACAATCTTGTCGTGACAGGGAAATCGACTGATAATTTAGTTGCTGGTGATGGTTCTAGAGCTCAATTGATTTCTAGTTTAAAAAACACACCGATTCCTAGTGGGAATGACTGGTTCAAATCAGATACGATGACGATTGAACCGGGAAATGGAAGTAACTCCACACTTTTCAGTAAATATAACAGTATGGTAACCAATATGGGTATCATCAAACAACAATCAGATAACATGCTGGATACGCAAGAAGGATTGATGGCATTACTAGAACAACGACGCGAATCTGTATCAGGTGTAGACATCAATGATGAAGTTGTCGATATGATCAAGTACTCAAGTGCTTTCCAAGCGAACTCAAGAGTTCTCCAAACTTTATCAGATATGTTAGATACCTTAATTAACCGAACTGGGGTGTAATAGATGAGAGTAACCAACTCTTTAATGTCTAAAAACTTTATGCGTAACTTAAATAACAATATGAAGAACGTGTATAAATATCAGGAACAATTATCGACTATGCAACAAGTTAGTCGTCCAAGTGACGATCCATTGAAAGTATCAAAAATGCTTGATTTGAATAACGAAATTAAACAAAACGATGAATACAAGTCCACTATAAATGACTCGATCGATTTTGCGAATGTCCAAGATTCTGCTCTAGCAAACGCAACGACTTCCATTCAACGGATTTATACTTTGACTCAACAGGCAGCTAACGGAACATATAACCACGAGGATAGACAGTCCATCAAAGCAGAAGTAGAAAATGAAATCGATACATTAATGGACTCACTTAACACCAGTTTCGGTGGGAAATATATTTTTGCAGGGAATAACTCTACAACTAAACCGTTTGTAAAAGAAGCTTTAGTTGACGGAGAAATGCCTAAAGTAACATACAAAGGAACATCAGATAATACATCTAAAGAAATTGCACG
Coding sequences within:
- the flgL gene encoding flagellar hook-associated protein FlgL — encoded protein: MRVTNSLMSKNFMRNLNNNMKNVYKYQEQLSTMQQVSRPSDDPLKVSKMLDLNNEIKQNDEYKSTINDSIDFANVQDSALANATTSIQRIYTLTQQAANGTYNHEDRQSIKAEVENEIDTLMDSLNTSFGGKYIFAGNNSTTKPFVKEALVDGEMPKVTYKGTSDNTSKEIARGVTVDLKTDGSKLMNADENADDLGSFFNELLTALDENDTEKLGGDLLNRVDKQMNNIVNLRTNIGATQNRLVAAKDRNESEYLNLKTTYSNTQDIDLAETYMKYSMEMVSYEASLQMGTKILQNNLLDYIR
- the flgK gene encoding flagellar hook-associated protein FlgK; translated protein: MSGLFGTLNTATSGLKAQQNALQTIGHNVSNMNTPGYSKQRVNLQTNIAQQVAGVGQVGTGVQVGSISRMQDQFINTQLMNGYSTTGKHQSLSDTIGQLEATFNEPSATGLANQISEVFNAWTYLASNPEQAASKTMLVQTSETFVDTVKHMSNSMDALKRDTIQGLDKSAVDANSTLKQLEDLNQQIWQASVRGFAPNDLLDTQDQLVNKLASQGNITVERDKYNRVAVSMDGQNLLDASSRKEIQTITSMNEAGRPVLSDGTVLEVEAEVGQFVVKSNTDATATFSPINLESGAVKGTQEALSVINNMQNDLNEFVSSFANAVNMIHSDNGTGREFFTLTEENASSTIQINQEIRNDNNLVVTGKSTDNLVAGDGSRAQLISSLKNTPIPSGNDWFKSDTMTIEPGNGSNSTLFSKYNSMVTNMGIIKQQSDNMLDTQEGLMALLEQRRESVSGVDINDEVVDMIKYSSAFQANSRVLQTLSDMLDTLINRTGV